A window of the Eubacterium sp. 1001713B170207_170306_E7 genome harbors these coding sequences:
- the murG gene encoding undecaprenyldiphospho-muramoylpentapeptide beta-N-acetylglucosaminyltransferase: MKILVAAGGTGGHIYPGLAIADKLKERLPDAEIIFIGSQVGMEKNIVPKEGYPIEYIRVRGFERELSLETLAAVKGIFDGISDSRKVLKRHQPDLVVGTGGFTCGPLLLEAAKRGIPTMIHEQNAYPGKTNRMLGKKVDRVAISFKEAAEYFPEDKTFLAGNPVRDVFKQTDRQALRDRLGLKDSQRLVVIMGGSQGAGSINQAAVGFIVQNAGNPDMVVYHLTGRGQYDKVLDSLKENDVKLDDCRNINVLAYSNDVHTLIGAGDLVVSRSGAMSVAEIAAVGIPSILVPYPMAAGNHQEFNARVITDNGGGILIHDAELTQSLLAETIPALLRDEKGLEKMRRATKERAILDAGDRICAEALKLIK; the protein is encoded by the coding sequence ATGAAAATTTTAGTGGCGGCCGGCGGCACCGGAGGGCATATCTATCCGGGACTGGCCATTGCAGATAAATTAAAGGAGCGCCTGCCCGACGCCGAGATTATTTTTATCGGCTCGCAGGTGGGAATGGAGAAAAACATCGTGCCCAAGGAGGGCTACCCCATCGAGTACATCCGTGTACGGGGCTTTGAACGGGAGCTGTCCCTGGAAACCCTGGCCGCGGTCAAGGGAATCTTTGACGGCATTTCAGACTCCAGGAAGGTTCTGAAAAGGCACCAGCCCGATCTGGTGGTGGGCACCGGCGGCTTCACCTGCGGCCCGCTGTTGCTCGAGGCCGCCAAGCGGGGCATCCCCACCATGATCCATGAGCAGAATGCCTACCCGGGCAAAACCAACCGGATGCTGGGCAAAAAAGTGGACCGTGTGGCCATCAGCTTTAAGGAGGCTGCCGAGTACTTTCCAGAGGATAAAACCTTTCTGGCAGGCAACCCGGTGCGCGACGTGTTTAAACAGACCGACCGCCAGGCCCTCAGAGACAGGCTCGGGCTTAAGGACAGCCAGCGGCTGGTCGTGATCATGGGCGGCAGCCAGGGCGCCGGGAGCATCAACCAGGCGGCAGTCGGCTTTATCGTCCAAAATGCCGGCAATCCGGATATGGTGGTCTATCATCTGACCGGGAGAGGACAGTATGATAAAGTCCTAGATAGTTTAAAGGAAAATGATGTAAAATTAGATGATTGCCGTAATATAAACGTATTAGCTTACAGCAATGATGTCCATACACTCATCGGCGCGGGGGATCTGGTTGTCAGCCGGTCCGGGGCCATGTCGGTGGCCGAGATCGCGGCGGTGGGCATTCCATCCATTCTGGTGCCCTATCCCATGGCGGCCGGAAACCATCAGGAATTTAACGCCCGCGTGATTACAGACAACGGCGGCGGTATCCTGATCCACGACGCGGAGCTGACACAGAGCCTGCTGGCTGAGACCATCCCGGCGCTGCTCCGGGACGAGAAGGGGCTTGAGAAAATGCGGAGGGCCACAAAAGAGCGGGCAATACTGGATGCAGGCGACCGGATTTGCGCTGAAGCTTTGAAGCTGATCAAATAA
- the ftsW gene encoding putative lipid II flippase FtsW, whose product MKKGKVDRPFVIALLILVGFGLLMVFSASMYSSTVDGSKGYALFLKQFGFVALGLVVMGFMSNIDYRKYNNKKISMILLVVTVFLLLLVMIPGIGVEVNDARRWLNVGIGQFQPSELAKVTGILYLSSLLTREPEVLNGSTWEFTKQCMAPIFLICGITAIEPSLSAAMAIGFGMVAVLYFAGVRFKRFAPYAAVGVAGVVVLMIIEPWRLERFNVFLGRGSVDYQITQSLLAIGTGGIFGQGLGNGKQKFLFLPELQNDFIFANIGEEFGLIGCVFVLGLFAFIIWRGFKIANTSPDRFGYLYTSSVMLLLGFQVFVNVGVATSVIPVTGMALPFVSAGGTSMVVLFAMLGPILNISRQADLRKRKGRRK is encoded by the coding sequence ATGAAAAAAGGAAAAGTAGACAGGCCGTTTGTCATCGCACTGTTGATATTGGTAGGCTTTGGCCTCTTGATGGTCTTTAGCGCCAGCATGTACTCATCAACCGTCGACGGCAGCAAGGGCTACGCGCTCTTTCTCAAGCAATTTGGGTTTGTGGCGCTGGGGCTCGTTGTCATGGGCTTTATGAGCAATATCGATTATCGCAAATACAATAATAAGAAAATCAGCATGATCCTGCTGGTCGTGACGGTCTTTCTGCTGCTCCTTGTAATGATACCGGGCATCGGGGTAGAGGTCAATGATGCCAGGCGGTGGCTGAATGTCGGCATCGGCCAGTTCCAGCCTTCAGAGCTCGCAAAGGTCACAGGCATTCTCTACCTCTCCTCACTGCTGACGCGGGAGCCGGAGGTGCTGAACGGCAGCACCTGGGAGTTTACCAAGCAGTGTATGGCCCCGATTTTCCTGATCTGCGGCATCACTGCCATCGAGCCCTCGCTGAGCGCGGCCATGGCCATTGGCTTTGGCATGGTGGCTGTGCTCTATTTTGCAGGGGTGCGCTTTAAACGCTTCGCGCCCTATGCGGCAGTCGGCGTGGCAGGGGTCGTTGTGCTGATGATCATTGAGCCTTGGCGTCTGGAGCGTTTTAACGTGTTCCTGGGCCGCGGCAGCGTCGATTACCAGATTACCCAGTCGCTTTTAGCCATTGGGACCGGCGGCATCTTTGGCCAGGGGCTGGGCAACGGCAAGCAGAAATTTCTGTTCCTGCCCGAGCTTCAGAATGACTTTATTTTCGCCAATATCGGTGAGGAGTTCGGCCTCATCGGCTGTGTTTTTGTTTTGGGTCTTTTCGCCTTCATTATCTGGCGGGGCTTTAAAATTGCCAACACCTCGCCGGACCGGTTTGGTTATTTGTACACCAGCAGCGTCATGCTGCTGCTGGGCTTTCAGGTATTTGTAAATGTCGGGGTCGCCACCTCGGTCATTCCGGTTACCGGGATGGCGCTGCCCTTTGTCAGTGCGGGCGGCACCTCGATGGTCGTGCTCTTTGCCATGCTGGGGCCCATATTGAACATCTCAAGGCAGGCAGACCTGCGCAAGAGAAAGGGGAGAAGAAAATGA